The following are from one region of the Brassica napus cultivar Da-Ae unplaced genomic scaffold, Da-Ae ScsIHWf_1167;HRSCAF=1664, whole genome shotgun sequence genome:
- the LOC125596274 gene encoding B3 domain-containing protein REM10-like, translating to MPNSHKPHFLKPLLPDFHSGVTIPLGFFSQHIEGKTNRKTWKLRSDATDQTWEVIQEGRRLTGGWKDFTTAHDLQIGDIVIFKHEGDMVFHVTPFGPSCCEIQYTHPHIIKEEADADDAPSFSFDYCFQAEVTASNLKEDKLYLPEGATTCTALNKQCQEIILVNKEGNSWTVSLRFSEADGMYYIRRGWRKFCRANRCAIGDLFVFNVVGDGKTTPLMCVCPEREE from the exons ATGCCTAATTCGCACAAACCTCATTTCTTGAAGCCTCTGCTTCCCGATTTCCACAGTGGCGTG ACAATACCACTTGGCTTCTTCTCACAGCACATAGAAGGGAAGACAAACCGGAAAACATGGAAACTAAGATCGGACGCTACAGATCAAACTTGGGAAGTGATACAAGAAGGCAGGAGACTCACCGGAGGTTGGAAAGATTTCACCACAGCACATGACCTTCAAATCGGTGACATTGTCATCTTCAAACACGAAGGAGATATGGTGTTTCATGTCACACCATTTGGTCCTAGCTGTTGTGAGATTCAGTATACACATCCTCACATCATCAAGGAAGAAGCCGATGCGGATGATGCTCCTTCTTTCTCATTTGACTATTGTTTTCAGGCTGAGGTCACTGCTTCGAATCTAAAAGAAGACAAACTT TATCTTCCTGAGGGAGCTACGACTTGTACTGCTTTGAACAAACAATGCCAAGAGATAATACTTGTCAACAAAGAGGGAAATTCATGGACTGTGAGTTTGCGATTTAGCGAAGCAGACGGCATGTATTACATCAGAAGAGGCTGGAGAAAGTTCTGTCGTGCTAACAGATGCGCCATAGGAGACTTATTTGTGTTCAATGTGGTTGGAGATGGGAAAACTACTCCACTAATGTGTGTATGTCCGGAAAGGGAAGAGTGA